A DNA window from Arachis duranensis cultivar V14167 chromosome 3, aradu.V14167.gnm2.J7QH, whole genome shotgun sequence contains the following coding sequences:
- the LOC107476853 gene encoding uncharacterized protein LOC107476853: protein MSFIGLGVALSVVFGFLLLALVAELCYLLLWKKKKKKEENTEVEELEKGVLYGVCCSNNNSLSVVVASEEEGNNKGEADLDLENKDVVLKNNGVEESVELELMRLHNLAGPPRFLFTIKEETKEDLESEDGKSRCGGDGRSRRGSRTRSLSDLMVAIDTPFLNSMVSSPLRNSLENLEGFNNPLFESSSPPSSSEFNNRFIRPSSSPPPKFKFLRDAEEKLYRRLMEEAQRKAQQNQNQNLVAETTEVKVKDSPNSTTMLSVINTNTEREQKQLHQKNLPHFPSSSSQILPLESSPTTLTPVHKPSMVH from the coding sequence ATGTCTTTTATTGGGTTAGGTGTTGCTTTAAGCGTTGTGTTTGGTTTCCTCTTGTTGGCTCTTGTTGCTGAACTCTGCTACTTGTTgctttggaagaagaagaagaagaaggaggagaataCTGAGGTTGAAGAGCTTGAAAAGGGTGTGCTTTATGGTGTGTGTTGCAGCAACAACAATTCTCTGAGTGTTGTTGTTGcatctgaagaagaagggaaCAACAAGGGTGAAGCTGATTTGGATTTGGAGAACAAAGATGTGGTTTTGAAGAATAATGGGGTGGAAGAAAGTGTGGAACTTGAGTTGATGAGGCTTCACAATCTGGCTGGTCCACCAAGATTCTTGTTCACAATCAAGGAGGAAACAAAGGAAGATTTGGAATCTGAAGATGGGAAATCAAGGTGTGGTGGTGATGGTAGGAGCAGAAGAGGTTCAAGAACAAGGAGTTTGAGTGATTTGATGGTTGCAATTGACACACCTTTTCTTAATTCAATGGTTTCTTCACCATTGAGGAACTCTTTGGAGAATCTTGAAGGATTCAACAATCCTCTCTTTGAATCATCTTCACCACCATCTTCTTCAGAGTTCAATAACAGGTTTATTAGGCCTTCATCATCACCTCCTCCAAAGTTCAAGTTCTTAAGAGATGCTGAGGAGAAGTTGTATAGAAGATTGATGGAAGAAGCTCAGAGGAAGGCacaacagaatcagaatcagaatcttGTAGCTGAAACTACTGAGGTTAAAGTTAAAGATTCCCCTAATTCAACAACAATGCTTAGTGTCATTAACACCAACACAGAAAGAGAACAGAAACAGCTTCATCAGAAGAATCTACCACACTTTCCTTCAAGTTCATCACAGATTCTTCCATTGGAATCTTCTCCTACAACACTCACACCAGTTCACAAGCCATCCATGGTACATTAG